Proteins found in one Paenibacillus sp. FSL R10-2782 genomic segment:
- a CDS encoding class I SAM-dependent methyltransferase — MAEWYEQSFGEDYLLVYKHRDFQGAYQEVQKMISWLKLPQGSSVLDLCCGMGRHSLALADAGYKVTGVDLSGVLLREAHASDPEGRVSWHQGDMREVPLEESFDAVVNLFTSFGYFEEDTEQLKVLKEIYRLLKPSGRFIIDYLNPAYVAAHLVPHSSREDEGNQIEEHRVIEDGFVKKQIAIRSIGLADEEPARVYHERVKLYPYEKFRALLEEAGLSVEQVHGSYNEDKYIENASPRMIFVGVRA; from the coding sequence ATGGCAGAATGGTATGAGCAGAGCTTTGGGGAAGATTATTTATTAGTATACAAGCATCGCGATTTTCAGGGGGCCTATCAGGAAGTGCAGAAAATGATCTCTTGGCTCAAATTACCGCAGGGATCCAGCGTATTGGATCTGTGCTGTGGCATGGGACGTCATTCGCTTGCGCTCGCCGATGCCGGCTATAAGGTAACGGGCGTGGATTTGTCCGGTGTGCTGCTGCGTGAGGCACATGCTTCCGATCCCGAAGGACGGGTAAGCTGGCATCAGGGCGATATGAGAGAGGTGCCGCTGGAGGAAAGCTTTGATGCGGTGGTGAATTTGTTTACTTCCTTCGGTTACTTTGAGGAGGACACGGAGCAGCTTAAAGTATTAAAAGAAATTTATCGGCTGTTGAAGCCGAGCGGACGTTTTATTATAGATTATTTGAATCCTGCGTACGTAGCTGCTCATCTGGTGCCGCATTCATCACGGGAGGATGAAGGAAATCAGATTGAGGAGCATCGGGTTATCGAGGACGGATTTGTAAAAAAACAGATCGCCATTCGTTCAATAGGATTAGCGGATGAAGAGCCTGCACGCGTGTATCATGAACGTGTCAAGCTGTACCCGTATGAAAAATTTCGTGCTTTGCTGGAGGAAGCCGGACTGTCTGTAGAGCAGGTACATGGAAGCTATAATGAAGATAAATATATCGAAAATGCATCGCCCCGAATGATTTTTGTCGGCGTGCGTGCTTAA
- a CDS encoding DUF72 domain-containing protein encodes MIQIGLTGWGDHDDLYPVGTKANQKLSVYGSHFSVVEMDSSFYAVQPTDRMARWATETPDSFSFLVKAYQGMTGHTRGKQPYFKTTDAMYEALHTSIHPLREAGKLKAVLFQYPPWFDCTRENVAVLRDTKKRMGEVPSVLEFRHQSWFTPEFRKQTLAFMREEGWIHSVCDEPQAGLGSVPIVPQATDSNLTVVRLHGRNVSGWNQSSAPNWREIRYLYRYNESELAEWKDRLLELEQQSREVCVMFNNNSGGDAAANAKQLMTMLGMEPKPFPPRKPPEEDNGPEQLELF; translated from the coding sequence ATGATTCAAATCGGACTTACGGGTTGGGGCGATCACGATGATCTGTATCCGGTCGGCACCAAAGCCAATCAAAAATTAAGCGTCTATGGAAGCCATTTTTCAGTGGTGGAGATGGATAGTTCTTTTTATGCCGTGCAGCCCACAGATCGTATGGCACGCTGGGCGACCGAAACCCCTGACTCATTTTCATTTCTCGTCAAAGCCTATCAGGGCATGACCGGGCATACGCGCGGCAAACAGCCTTATTTCAAAACAACTGATGCCATGTACGAAGCATTGCATACCTCCATACACCCTCTCCGCGAAGCGGGCAAGCTCAAGGCTGTGCTGTTTCAATACCCGCCCTGGTTCGACTGTACACGCGAGAACGTCGCCGTACTGCGGGACACGAAAAAAAGGATGGGAGAGGTCCCATCCGTACTTGAATTCAGACATCAAAGCTGGTTCACACCTGAATTTCGAAAGCAAACGCTAGCATTTATGCGTGAGGAAGGCTGGATACACAGCGTATGCGACGAGCCGCAGGCGGGACTGGGGTCCGTCCCGATTGTGCCGCAGGCTACGGACAGCAATCTGACAGTGGTACGTCTCCACGGACGCAATGTGTCCGGCTGGAATCAAAGCTCCGCACCCAACTGGCGAGAGATTCGTTACCTGTATCGGTATAATGAGAGTGAGTTGGCCGAATGGAAGGACCGATTGCTGGAGCTAGAGCAGCAAAGCCGCGAGGTGTGCGTTATGTTCAACAACAATTCAGGTGGAGATGCCGCCGCTAACGCCAAGCAGCTCATGACCATGCTCGGCATGGAGCCTAAACCCTTTCCACCCCGCAAGCCACCGGAAGAGGACAATGGACCGGAACAGCTCGAACTATTTTGA
- a CDS encoding glycosyltransferase family 2 protein produces the protein MTKPPVTISLCMIVKNEEQTLARCLDSVADLMDEMIIVDTGSTDQTKTIAARYTDRLYTFDWNDDFASARNESFDKATCSYILWLDADDVLLEPDRERLRSLKRHLSTATDIDAVMMPLHLAEGEQGEPLFTSRRIRLVKRERQYRWAGRLHEDLVIPEGRIVHSDVAVTHRRMEDHTLRNQRILARWISETDKLEGRLLYFHANECFDRKEYAEAAEAFNRLLGEPSGYREDRITACVRLAECYLHLGEPEQQLDILLRSFRYDVPQADLCCMIGDWFFTRKEWSIAAYWYEKALEQQGVSGLRAVPLPCYSWLPHVRLSHCCANLGKLDASYEHNQKALRYLPEDPYLLDNERKLRSAIQNLSSSARPSK, from the coding sequence ATAACTAAACCTCCCGTCACCATCAGCTTGTGTATGATTGTGAAAAACGAGGAGCAGACGCTTGCCCGGTGTCTGGATTCGGTGGCGGACCTGATGGATGAAATGATCATTGTGGATACTGGTTCCACGGATCAGACGAAGACCATTGCAGCCCGTTATACGGATCGGCTGTATACATTCGACTGGAACGACGATTTTGCCTCCGCCCGCAACGAATCGTTCGACAAGGCCACTTGTTCCTATATCCTGTGGCTGGATGCGGACGATGTGCTGCTGGAGCCAGATCGGGAGCGCCTGCGTTCCTTGAAGCGGCATTTGTCTACGGCTACGGACATCGACGCGGTGATGATGCCACTCCATCTGGCGGAAGGTGAGCAGGGTGAGCCGTTGTTCACCTCGCGCCGTATTCGTCTCGTAAAGAGGGAGCGCCAATACCGCTGGGCAGGGCGTCTGCATGAGGATCTGGTGATACCCGAGGGGCGAATCGTCCATTCAGATGTGGCTGTAACGCACCGCCGCATGGAAGATCACACGCTCCGTAATCAACGTATTCTTGCCCGCTGGATCAGCGAGACCGACAAGCTGGAGGGACGACTGCTGTATTTTCACGCAAATGAGTGCTTTGATCGCAAGGAATATGCCGAGGCGGCAGAGGCGTTCAATCGCCTGCTGGGTGAGCCGAGCGGCTACCGGGAGGACCGGATTACCGCTTGCGTAAGGTTGGCGGAATGCTATCTTCATCTCGGGGAGCCAGAGCAACAACTGGATATTCTGCTGCGTTCCTTCCGATATGATGTGCCGCAAGCGGACCTGTGCTGCATGATCGGTGACTGGTTTTTTACACGAAAAGAGTGGAGCATAGCCGCCTATTGGTACGAAAAAGCACTGGAGCAGCAGGGTGTGTCTGGTTTGAGAGCTGTTCCGCTGCCCTGCTACTCCTGGCTGCCGCATGTACGACTTAGTCATTGCTGCGCCAATCTGGGCAAGCTGGACGCTTCATATGAGCATAACCAAAAAGCTTTGCGATATTTGCCTGAGGACCCGTATTTGCTGGATAACGAGCGCAAGCTAAGGAGTGCTATTCAAAACCTTTCATCCTCAGCCCGCCCTTCAAAATAG
- a CDS encoding methyltransferase domain-containing protein, producing MANRDQVNERYYGQINSEESHEATRSRIHWICRHVQGHTVLDAGCSQGITSILLGREGFEVTAIDLEEGSISYAKKELRQESAPVRGRVHFHLKDISLFERPPGGFDTIILGEILEHYAHPHTLLAQAYRLLHKKGTLVLSVPYGYHPFHDHKRTYYAGSLSRVLYPYVDEQALEVHHKYLCFAGRKKSKDMREVNPGAEHLARWMELDEEQFRLVEQQHVRKMNQRKAALDKAVQRIRHMEERALPAERTARPEQVGKAQGEGKGAYTDGGSTGK from the coding sequence TTGGCTAACCGTGATCAAGTGAATGAGCGTTATTACGGGCAGATTAACTCGGAGGAATCCCATGAGGCTACCCGTAGCCGAATCCACTGGATTTGCCGCCATGTGCAGGGTCATACTGTGCTGGATGCTGGATGTAGTCAGGGGATAACGTCTATTTTGCTCGGGCGTGAAGGTTTTGAGGTAACGGCCATTGATTTGGAAGAGGGAAGTATTTCATATGCAAAAAAAGAACTTCGTCAGGAATCTGCACCTGTTCGGGGAAGGGTTCATTTTCATTTAAAGGATATTTCTCTATTCGAACGTCCTCCCGGCGGATTTGACACGATTATTTTAGGCGAGATTTTGGAGCATTACGCACACCCTCATACATTGCTTGCACAAGCCTACCGTTTGCTTCATAAAAAAGGGACGCTCGTCCTTTCCGTACCCTACGGATATCATCCGTTTCACGATCACAAGCGGACCTACTATGCCGGGAGCCTGTCCCGTGTGCTATATCCTTATGTTGATGAACAAGCGCTGGAAGTGCATCACAAATATTTGTGCTTCGCAGGCCGCAAAAAATCGAAAGATATGCGCGAAGTCAATCCGGGGGCAGAGCATTTGGCCCGTTGGATGGAGCTAGACGAGGAACAATTCCGGCTGGTGGAGCAGCAGCATGTTCGCAAAATGAATCAGCGCAAGGCAGCGCTTGACAAGGCGGTACAGCGAATCCGGCATATGGAGGAACGGGCTTTGCCAGCGGAGAGGACTGCACGTCCTGAACAGGTAGGCAAGGCGCAGGGTGAAGGGAAAGGTGCATATACTGATGGCGGGTCTACTGGGAAATAG
- a CDS encoding nucleotide sugar dehydrogenase, whose translation MREVGILQLIDKISKGTVKVAVIGLGYVGLPMAVEMARAGYEVYGVDSDPAKVAKLLQGQSYIIDIGDDALEGLIGQRLYPVTDVKVLEHSDIVVICVPTPLTDEHQPDTSYIETAIDQAIPYLRKQTLIILESTTYPGTTEELIRPVIEQRRDWTIGQDFYVCFSPERVDPGSVYFNIRNTPKVIGGCTSDCLAAGVAFYGSFLEQMVPVSSTTVAEAAKLFENTFRSVNIGLVNELTSACEKIGINIWEVLDAAATKPFGYMPFYPGPGIGGHCIPIDPLYLSWKSEQHGFPLEFVDLADRMNRRMPLYIAERIEALLAKEGKAMNKAEIILAGVAYKKDIDDVRESPALVLFERLKEMGAVVSFTDPYVKSFKLNSEVIPSRVADSRLWESADIVVITTDHSVLDYQQLVDHAPLVFDTRNATVHCTGGHVVILGQPDAGGATAVG comes from the coding sequence ATGAGAGAGGTGGGTATTTTGCAACTTATAGATAAAATAAGCAAAGGCACGGTAAAGGTTGCGGTGATCGGCCTTGGTTACGTGGGACTGCCGATGGCTGTGGAAATGGCACGAGCTGGTTATGAGGTGTACGGTGTGGATTCAGATCCGGCCAAAGTAGCCAAGCTGCTTCAAGGACAATCGTACATCATAGATATTGGCGATGATGCGTTGGAGGGGCTGATCGGGCAGCGTCTGTATCCGGTTACGGATGTTAAGGTGCTGGAGCATTCGGATATCGTTGTCATCTGTGTGCCTACGCCACTGACGGATGAGCATCAGCCGGATACTTCTTATATTGAAACGGCTATCGACCAGGCAATCCCCTATTTGCGTAAACAGACGCTAATCATTTTGGAAAGCACGACGTATCCGGGAACAACGGAGGAACTGATCCGTCCAGTGATTGAACAGCGCAGGGACTGGACGATAGGTCAGGATTTTTACGTGTGTTTTTCACCGGAGCGCGTCGATCCGGGCAGTGTTTATTTTAACATTCGGAACACGCCCAAGGTGATCGGTGGCTGTACGTCGGATTGCTTGGCAGCAGGAGTAGCCTTTTACGGCTCCTTTCTGGAGCAAATGGTTCCGGTCAGCTCGACAACCGTTGCGGAAGCCGCGAAGCTATTCGAGAATACGTTCCGCAGCGTTAACATCGGATTGGTCAATGAGCTGACGTCGGCCTGTGAGAAAATCGGCATCAACATATGGGAGGTACTGGATGCGGCAGCAACGAAGCCCTTCGGCTATATGCCGTTCTATCCGGGGCCTGGTATCGGGGGGCACTGTATTCCGATCGATCCGCTGTATTTGTCATGGAAATCCGAACAGCATGGGTTTCCGCTGGAATTTGTGGACTTGGCAGACCGTATGAATCGGCGTATGCCACTGTATATAGCGGAGCGAATTGAAGCTCTGCTTGCCAAGGAGGGCAAAGCCATGAACAAGGCCGAGATCATTTTAGCGGGCGTTGCCTACAAAAAAGACATTGATGATGTTCGGGAATCCCCTGCTCTTGTCCTGTTTGAGCGCCTAAAGGAGATGGGTGCTGTGGTGAGCTTCACCGACCCGTATGTAAAGAGCTTTAAGCTGAACAGCGAGGTCATCCCATCTCGTGTGGCGGATTCCCGACTGTGGGAAAGTGCAGATATCGTCGTAATCACGACGGATCATTCGGTGCTGGATTACCAGCAACTGGTCGACCATGCGCCACTGGTGTTCGATACACGCAATGCGACGGTGCATTGCACAGGTGGGCATGTCGTGATTCTGGGACAACCCGATGCAGGGGGGGCCACCGCTGTTGGCTAA
- a CDS encoding polysaccharide biosynthesis protein yields the protein MFKGKKLLVTGGTGSWGQRLTTELLKEGPAEIRIFSRGEFAQIAMQRQFQSDPRLNFVIGDIRDLQALQEACRGVDYVFHLAALKHVPVCERQPEEAFKTNVHGTQNVIRASIEQGVTKVIDVSTDKAVDPVNVYGMTKAIGERLMIRANDLSERTRFVCIRGGNVLGTSGSVVPLFKRQIAEGQDLTLTSPDMTRFFLTLGEAIGLLLKASVAAIGGETLVMKMKGCNIADLAEVMKEQAGQPALKLKGIGIRSGEKLHEVLISPYEVPYTYRYDDRYFVILPQQADKRLLSQYGGLERVSFDQYRSDDELMDRAGIAELLRGME from the coding sequence TTGTTCAAAGGAAAAAAACTGCTGGTGACCGGAGGAACGGGATCTTGGGGGCAACGTCTGACGACGGAATTGCTCAAGGAGGGGCCAGCGGAAATTCGTATTTTTTCACGAGGTGAATTTGCACAGATTGCCATGCAGCGTCAATTCCAGTCTGATCCCCGGTTGAATTTCGTTATTGGTGATATTCGGGATCTACAAGCATTACAAGAGGCATGTCGCGGGGTGGACTATGTGTTCCATCTGGCGGCGTTGAAGCATGTCCCCGTGTGCGAGAGACAGCCGGAAGAGGCTTTCAAGACGAACGTACACGGTACGCAAAATGTAATTCGGGCCAGCATTGAGCAGGGAGTCACCAAGGTTATTGACGTCTCTACCGACAAGGCAGTTGACCCGGTGAATGTATATGGCATGACGAAGGCGATTGGCGAAAGGCTAATGATTCGTGCCAACGATCTGAGTGAGCGCACCCGTTTTGTGTGCATTCGCGGCGGCAATGTGCTGGGTACGAGCGGAAGTGTTGTTCCGCTGTTCAAGCGCCAGATTGCGGAAGGGCAGGATTTGACGCTGACCAGTCCTGATATGACCCGTTTTTTCCTCACGCTTGGAGAGGCTATTGGCTTGCTGCTGAAGGCTTCTGTGGCGGCGATTGGTGGAGAGACGCTGGTTATGAAAATGAAAGGCTGCAACATTGCAGATCTGGCGGAAGTGATGAAGGAGCAGGCAGGTCAGCCAGCGCTGAAGTTGAAGGGTATCGGCATACGTAGTGGGGAAAAGCTGCACGAAGTGCTGATTTCTCCTTATGAGGTGCCGTACACATACCGCTATGATGATCGTTATTTTGTCATTCTCCCACAGCAGGCAGACAAGCGATTACTGAGCCAGTACGGAGGGCTGGAGCGTGTGAGCTTTGATCAATACCGCTCGGACGATGAGTTAATGGACCGCGCAGGCATTGCCGAGCTATTGCGAGGCATGGAGTAA
- a CDS encoding glycosyltransferase: MNRKIVIEINFNNYGMNPNRLTREWISERLDVFRTFTLRSLLSQTNADFLSVVKLAGGCSDIVEEELAEREPIPGHIRFGTSIESKRRIHAYIEGTDELLIARIDSDDLYHQSFVQQLHDYEFQPDTVALVNQMGYLWDAVEGQMAPVFHRSPSFYVFRYQAKDYLDDYRIVIPGKGTHGYVTELPHEVIPLRNYVNVIHAANTSVKKVPAKDRLTEDEMKAVLAEFLGTGTANS; encoded by the coding sequence ATGAATCGCAAGATTGTCATAGAGATTAATTTTAATAACTACGGGATGAATCCCAATCGGCTGACACGGGAGTGGATCAGCGAGCGGTTGGATGTATTCAGAACCTTTACACTGCGCAGCTTGCTTAGTCAGACGAATGCGGATTTCTTGTCTGTCGTCAAGCTGGCAGGTGGATGCAGCGACATCGTGGAGGAGGAACTGGCCGAGCGTGAGCCAATCCCCGGCCACATCCGCTTCGGTACGAGCATCGAAAGCAAGCGTCGCATTCACGCATATATCGAAGGCACGGACGAACTGCTAATTGCCCGAATTGATTCCGACGATTTGTATCACCAATCGTTTGTACAGCAGTTGCATGATTACGAATTTCAGCCGGATACGGTCGCGCTGGTGAACCAGATGGGTTACCTGTGGGATGCCGTAGAAGGTCAGATGGCACCGGTATTTCACCGTTCGCCCTCCTTTTATGTGTTCCGCTATCAAGCGAAGGATTATCTGGATGATTATCGTATTGTCATTCCCGGTAAGGGTACGCATGGCTATGTAACGGAGCTGCCACATGAGGTCATTCCGCTTCGCAACTATGTAAACGTCATTCATGCCGCGAATACCTCGGTGAAAAAAGTACCGGCAAAGGATCGGCTGACAGAGGATGAAATGAAGGCTGTGCTGGCTGAATTTCTGGGAACAGGCACTGCAAATTCGTAA
- a CDS encoding GT-D fold domain-containing glycosyltransferase — MTKPKYLEIDEVLNHLKLALDQQQPFSFIRIGDGENLILSQDTVWPMGKVLQERWAIKANLGQKGLFLPNTELRDEVAEAVRKADIAGILPYDDVSIKAPSYMKRELTDQVFTHYGLSPALTCHACLNRYLAETPAFWDMLKHRRILLVTRTAAEVKPVLEAEPYQLHISHTLAFHQYEQMDETLQWITEHKDDFDIGLFSCGVNAVVLAQKTAELTGKVGIDFGKAINIVMFGKAN, encoded by the coding sequence ATGACTAAGCCAAAGTATCTGGAGATCGATGAGGTACTGAATCACCTAAAACTGGCACTGGATCAACAGCAGCCCTTCTCATTCATTCGTATCGGGGATGGCGAAAATTTGATTTTGTCTCAGGATACCGTATGGCCGATGGGAAAGGTGTTGCAGGAACGATGGGCAATCAAAGCCAATCTTGGGCAAAAAGGACTGTTCCTGCCGAATACGGAATTGCGAGATGAGGTGGCAGAGGCAGTACGTAAAGCCGATATTGCTGGCATCCTGCCATACGATGACGTATCTATTAAAGCGCCATCCTATATGAAGCGAGAGCTGACTGACCAGGTTTTTACTCACTACGGCCTCTCTCCCGCGCTGACCTGCCATGCCTGCCTGAACCGGTATTTGGCTGAGACACCCGCTTTCTGGGACATGCTGAAACATCGACGCATACTGCTCGTCACCCGAACAGCCGCCGAAGTGAAGCCCGTCCTTGAAGCTGAGCCGTATCAACTGCATATCTCGCACACACTTGCATTTCATCAATATGAACAAATGGATGAAACGCTCCAGTGGATCACAGAGCATAAAGATGACTTTGATATTGGGCTATTCTCCTGCGGGGTCAATGCGGTCGTACTGGCACAAAAAACGGCAGAACTCACTGGCAAAGTAGGGATAGACTTCGGCAAGGCGATTAACATCGTGATGTTCGGCAAAGCGAATTAA
- a CDS encoding SGNH/GDSL hydrolase family protein — MTHNNKLKTYPLPKAKHVKVHGRTTQALKPLTLFWTGSGIELNMKGSELWIEIEADYQVYEHWISIVINGAPMSRLMVTAGRHWICLLRGMNPDRVKNVRVVKDVQPMSFDSRILLQIHALRIDGELLPVTDKPYKVEFIGDSITSGEGAIGAREETDWVPMLFTALHNYSAITAEALNADYRVLSQSGWGVLTSWDNNPHANIPAYYEQICGMLTGERNEALGALSDHDFTSWQPDVVVVNLGTNDGGAFYSPAWTDPASGKVYKQRLNEDGTFNEEDLQAFENATKNFLVKLRACNPAAHIVWAYGMLGTPMMPAIYRAVDAYKKRTRDRNVSVFQLPNTTEETLGSRSHPGLLAHTKAANELTGYLREILKN; from the coding sequence ATGACACATAACAATAAATTGAAGACATATCCACTTCCAAAAGCTAAGCATGTAAAGGTTCATGGTCGAACTACGCAAGCACTTAAACCACTAACTCTGTTTTGGACAGGCAGCGGCATTGAATTGAATATGAAGGGCTCGGAGCTGTGGATTGAAATTGAGGCCGATTACCAGGTGTATGAGCACTGGATCAGTATTGTCATCAATGGTGCCCCGATGAGTCGCTTGATGGTGACCGCAGGACGGCATTGGATTTGTCTTTTGAGAGGAATGAATCCTGACAGGGTTAAAAATGTCCGGGTGGTCAAGGACGTCCAGCCTATGAGTTTTGACTCGCGCATCTTGCTGCAAATTCATGCCCTGAGGATTGACGGAGAATTGTTGCCGGTCACCGATAAGCCCTACAAGGTGGAATTTATCGGTGACAGCATTACCTCGGGAGAAGGAGCAATTGGAGCAAGGGAGGAGACAGACTGGGTTCCCATGTTGTTCACGGCACTACATAATTATTCTGCCATAACTGCCGAAGCACTGAATGCCGATTACCGAGTATTGTCACAAAGCGGATGGGGTGTCCTGACGAGTTGGGATAATAATCCGCATGCGAACATACCCGCATATTATGAGCAGATATGTGGTATGCTCACCGGGGAGAGAAATGAAGCATTAGGGGCACTTTCCGATCATGATTTTACCTCATGGCAGCCGGATGTGGTCGTGGTGAATTTGGGGACTAATGACGGGGGCGCCTTCTATTCTCCCGCATGGACGGACCCAGCAAGCGGGAAAGTGTACAAGCAACGCTTGAACGAGGACGGAACATTCAATGAAGAAGATTTACAAGCTTTTGAAAACGCTACCAAAAATTTTCTTGTCAAGCTTCGGGCCTGTAATCCTGCTGCCCATATTGTGTGGGCCTATGGGATGCTTGGTACTCCGATGATGCCAGCGATCTACCGGGCGGTAGACGCGTACAAGAAAAGAACGAGGGATCGGAATGTGTCCGTGTTCCAACTGCCTAACACGACGGAAGAAACGTTAGGGTCTCGCAGCCATCCAGGGCTTCTCGCCCATACCAAAGCGGCAAATGAGTTGACAGGGTATTTGCGAGAAATTTTAAAGAATTAG
- a CDS encoding methyl-accepting chemotaxis protein has product MKQLKRLKTLTLRKKLTAAFLLVMLVPSIIVSSFSYQAAYNQTDQQLMDSATTSVTAADRAVAQTIQAKIADIEYYATTMTASNSSPEADAAILTELQIYLKMHAEALDMFVGTPEGKLIIGKAVGSTNDPRERPWYKQAMEKPGQTVISPVGLNTTKVAVVYISRTLPDNSGVLGLSLNLNNLKEITNLKIGQQGYVMILDTTKRIVTHPTEVSGSTQLGEKLSQLFASKEGSFNYDLNGVSKSLIFKTNALTGWKIAGTMDKSETSASAKPILITTIVVLVISAIVIGVLALWLISSILKPIQRLRNSMDAISQGNLSINVATNSTDEIGELSRYFQKTVDSLRNMIREIQAMTGNLSASSQELAAGAEQTTRAIEHVTEAIQDVAAGSERQANSAKENQDRVSGMSTDITAMTEAMTEMTTFSSQAIQASDTGSEHIGNSVVSIDGIRTTVEELDTIIGALSERSGRIGTIVTVITEIASQTNLLALNASIEAARAGEHGKGFAVVATEVRKLAENSAHSAQQIREQIQGIQNGVSEALTAMESAKERVSEGTNSVDLSGRSFSRIRRAIVKSAKQLDNVSASTAGVAQGTSAVVGSMEEITRIAEEAASHTETVSAAAEEQLASMEEIGSSAAELTRLAEQLQDLLAQFQLDEIK; this is encoded by the coding sequence ATGAAACAACTGAAACGACTGAAAACTTTAACACTACGCAAAAAATTGACTGCGGCATTCCTGCTGGTCATGCTTGTTCCTAGCATTATTGTCAGCTCTTTTTCTTATCAGGCAGCGTATAATCAGACAGACCAACAATTAATGGACAGTGCGACAACTAGCGTTACCGCAGCCGACCGTGCGGTGGCTCAGACGATTCAAGCTAAAATTGCAGATATCGAATATTACGCTACTACGATGACAGCTAGTAACAGCAGTCCAGAAGCAGATGCAGCCATTCTGACAGAACTGCAAATCTATTTGAAAATGCATGCGGAAGCCCTCGATATGTTCGTAGGAACTCCCGAAGGAAAACTCATTATTGGCAAAGCCGTAGGCTCCACAAACGATCCTCGTGAGCGTCCGTGGTACAAACAGGCCATGGAGAAACCCGGACAAACTGTAATCAGCCCTGTCGGACTCAATACGACTAAGGTCGCCGTTGTGTATATTTCACGTACGCTTCCTGACAATAGCGGTGTTCTCGGTCTTTCCCTGAACCTGAATAATTTAAAGGAAATTACGAATTTAAAAATCGGGCAGCAGGGCTATGTCATGATATTGGATACCACCAAGCGTATCGTTACTCACCCGACAGAAGTCAGCGGAAGTACCCAATTGGGGGAAAAACTGTCGCAACTGTTTGCCTCCAAGGAAGGCAGCTTTAATTATGATCTGAATGGCGTATCCAAAAGCCTGATTTTTAAAACTAATGCTCTGACCGGCTGGAAAATTGCTGGAACGATGGACAAGTCGGAAACAAGTGCCTCCGCCAAACCGATCCTCATCACGACCATCGTGGTGCTGGTCATTTCAGCTATCGTCATCGGTGTGCTGGCGCTGTGGCTAATCAGCAGTATACTCAAACCGATCCAAAGATTGCGTAATTCTATGGATGCTATCAGCCAAGGCAATCTTTCCATCAATGTCGCTACGAACAGCACAGATGAAATCGGCGAATTATCGAGATATTTTCAAAAAACGGTGGATAGCCTGCGTAACATGATCAGAGAAATCCAAGCCATGACTGGCAATCTGTCGGCCTCCTCGCAAGAGCTCGCCGCAGGTGCAGAACAAACAACCCGCGCGATTGAGCATGTGACCGAAGCCATTCAGGATGTGGCCGCAGGCAGCGAGAGACAGGCCAACAGCGCCAAAGAAAATCAGGATCGTGTGTCAGGCATGTCAACAGATATCACGGCTATGACCGAGGCCATGACTGAAATGACCACGTTCTCTTCTCAGGCCATTCAGGCGTCGGATACAGGCAGTGAACATATCGGCAATAGTGTCGTCTCCATTGACGGCATTCGCACAACAGTGGAAGAACTGGATACGATTATCGGCGCATTGAGTGAGAGATCTGGACGGATCGGAACCATTGTCACCGTCATTACAGAAATCGCCAGCCAGACCAATTTGCTTGCCCTGAACGCTTCTATTGAAGCAGCACGCGCCGGGGAGCATGGTAAAGGCTTTGCTGTCGTAGCAACTGAAGTCCGCAAGCTGGCGGAAAACTCCGCTCATTCGGCACAACAAATCCGTGAGCAAATTCAAGGTATTCAAAACGGCGTATCCGAGGCCCTGACCGCAATGGAATCTGCCAAAGAACGCGTAAGCGAAGGCACCAATTCGGTTGACCTGTCCGGCCGCTCCTTCTCCCGTATTCGTAGAGCGATCGTTAAATCGGCGAAGCAACTCGACAACGTCTCAGCTTCTACAGCAGGAGTAGCACAAGGAACAAGTGCAGTAGTCGGAAGTATGGAGGAAATTACACGTATTGCCGAAGAAGCCGCATCCCATACCGAGACGGTATCTGCGGCTGCAGAGGAACAGCTCGCCTCCATGGAAGAGATCGGTTCCTCTGCCGCAGAATTAACCCGGCTGGCAGAACAGCTCCAGGATTTGCTGGCACAATTCCAATTGGATGAAATAAAATAA
- a CDS encoding YjfB family protein, translating into MDIAALSTGMSQASLAQAVSVKVLSMAKDQAGEQGQALIQMMEKSVQPHLGGQLDLRA; encoded by the coding sequence ATGGATATCGCAGCATTATCAACGGGTATGAGCCAGGCCAGCTTGGCGCAAGCCGTAAGCGTGAAGGTATTGAGTATGGCTAAGGATCAAGCTGGTGAACAGGGACAAGCACTGATCCAGATGATGGAGAAAAGCGTACAGCCTCATCTCGGGGGTCAACTGGACCTTCGAGCGTAG